The proteins below are encoded in one region of Sphingobium yanoikuyae:
- a CDS encoding Na+/H+ antiporter, which yields METITIILLLLLAVILSGIFSRMVPLPLPRPLFQIALGAMIGLAADWRVTLDPEIFFLLLLPPLLFLDGWRIPREELFKDGKTIVELALGLVVATVVGMGFFIHWMVPAMPLAVAFGLAAVVSPTDPIAVSAIAQRVSIPKRMMHILEGESLLNDASGLVCLRFAIAAALTGAFSVQDAALNFLWVAFGGIAIGAGFTWIVSRAKSWVSRHYGEEGGAQILISLLIPFGAYLLAEHLHCSGILAAVAAGLTMGFVESTGELEGSTRIRRNTVWDMIQFSANGVIFVLLGEQLPAILASSAETVRATGHQEPWWLAIYVIAINLGLAALRFLWVWASLRLTFFREGDWRSTPNWRIVAAISFAGVRGAITLAGVLTLPLAMNDGSPFPARDLAIFLAMGVIIVSLLAASLGLPLLLKGLEMPAEHDHKAAEDAARVKAAEAAIAEIEKVQHALAEGRSDADLYVSTASRIMDGYRQRIESRVGSPENNALGRRAEEIERRLRLAALKAERAQIFRMVRKRELDSEPARKLIRELDLLEARYTVAA from the coding sequence TTGGAAACCATCACGATCATCCTGCTGCTGCTGCTTGCCGTCATCCTGAGCGGCATTTTCTCGCGCATGGTTCCCCTGCCCCTGCCACGACCTCTGTTTCAGATCGCCCTGGGCGCAATGATCGGGCTGGCCGCTGACTGGCGCGTCACGCTCGATCCGGAGATTTTCTTTCTCCTGCTCCTGCCGCCGTTGCTGTTCCTCGATGGCTGGCGCATTCCCCGCGAAGAGCTGTTCAAGGACGGCAAGACCATCGTCGAGCTCGCCCTTGGCCTGGTCGTCGCTACGGTCGTCGGCATGGGCTTTTTCATCCACTGGATGGTCCCGGCGATGCCGTTGGCTGTCGCGTTCGGTCTCGCCGCCGTCGTCTCCCCCACCGACCCGATCGCGGTGTCCGCGATCGCCCAGCGCGTCTCCATCCCCAAGCGCATGATGCATATTCTCGAAGGGGAATCGCTCTTGAACGATGCCTCCGGACTCGTCTGCCTGCGCTTTGCAATCGCCGCAGCGTTAACCGGAGCATTCTCAGTCCAGGACGCAGCGCTCAATTTCCTGTGGGTCGCGTTCGGGGGCATCGCGATCGGTGCCGGCTTCACCTGGATTGTGTCGCGCGCGAAAAGCTGGGTCTCACGGCATTATGGAGAGGAGGGCGGCGCGCAGATTCTCATAAGCCTGCTCATCCCATTTGGCGCCTATCTCCTTGCCGAGCATCTCCATTGCTCCGGCATTCTGGCCGCAGTCGCCGCCGGCCTCACCATGGGCTTTGTCGAAAGCACTGGCGAACTGGAGGGCTCCACACGCATACGCCGCAACACAGTGTGGGATATGATCCAGTTCAGCGCCAACGGGGTCATCTTCGTGCTGCTCGGCGAGCAGCTGCCCGCCATTCTCGCCAGCTCGGCCGAAACCGTTCGCGCGACCGGCCATCAGGAACCTTGGTGGCTGGCAATATATGTCATCGCAATCAACCTTGGGCTCGCCGCCCTTCGCTTCCTGTGGGTCTGGGCATCCCTTCGTCTCACCTTCTTTCGCGAAGGGGACTGGCGTTCCACGCCCAATTGGCGGATCGTCGCCGCGATCTCCTTTGCCGGCGTTCGCGGCGCCATCACGCTCGCCGGTGTCTTGACACTGCCTCTGGCAATGAACGATGGCTCGCCCTTTCCGGCAAGAGATCTGGCTATTTTTCTGGCGATGGGCGTCATCATCGTGTCGTTGCTAGCTGCCAGCCTGGGGCTACCCCTTCTGCTCAAAGGTCTCGAGATGCCGGCCGAACATGACCATAAGGCGGCCGAGGATGCGGCCCGCGTCAAGGCGGCAGAAGCTGCGATCGCGGAGATCGAGAAGGTCCAGCATGCGCTGGCAGAGGGCCGAAGCGACGCGGATCTCTATGTCTCGACCGCATCCCGCATTATGGATGGTTACCGGCAAAGGATCGAGAGCCGGGTTGGTAGCCCGGAAAACAATGCGCTGGGGCGGCGAGCAGAAGAGATTGAGCGCCGCCTTCGTCTGGCAGCGCTGAAGGCCGAACGCGCGCAAATTTTCCGGATGGTGCGCAAGCGCGAACTGGACAGCGAGCCCGCACGCAAGCTTATCCGAGAGCTTGATCTGCTCGAAGCACGCTATACCGTCGCGGCTTAA
- the fabI gene encoding enoyl-ACP reductase FabI, producing MSPLVDLTGKRGLVVGIANDKSIAAGCANAFVRCGARLAATYLNEKGKAWVEPVAEQLGVEWMAPCDVRLPGQLETLFAQVKEQWGGLDFLLHSIAFAPKEDLHGRVVDSSAEGFAMAMDVSCHSFLRMAKLAEPLMSEGGCLLCVTFYGSERVVEHYNLMGPVKAALESATRYVAAELAPKGIRAHAISPGPIATRAASGIDRFDELLARAAAEIPGHQPVDIEDVGALAAFLVSDAAKRITGTIIPVDSGQHLRA from the coding sequence ATGAGCCCGCTCGTCGATCTCACCGGCAAGCGCGGCCTCGTCGTCGGCATCGCCAATGACAAGAGCATCGCGGCCGGGTGCGCCAATGCGTTCGTGCGATGTGGCGCCAGACTCGCGGCGACCTATCTGAACGAAAAGGGCAAGGCCTGGGTCGAACCGGTCGCCGAGCAGCTGGGCGTGGAATGGATGGCCCCTTGCGATGTGCGCTTGCCGGGCCAACTCGAAACGCTGTTCGCGCAGGTCAAAGAACAATGGGGCGGCCTCGACTTCCTGCTGCACTCGATCGCCTTCGCGCCCAAGGAGGATTTGCACGGCCGGGTGGTCGATAGCTCGGCCGAAGGTTTTGCCATGGCGATGGACGTGTCCTGCCACAGCTTCCTGCGAATGGCCAAGCTCGCCGAGCCACTGATGAGCGAGGGAGGCTGCCTGCTTTGCGTCACCTTTTACGGCTCTGAGCGTGTGGTTGAGCATTATAATCTGATGGGGCCGGTGAAGGCGGCGCTGGAAAGCGCCACTCGCTATGTTGCCGCCGAGCTGGCTCCCAAAGGCATCCGCGCCCATGCCATTTCGCCTGGTCCTATCGCGACGCGCGCCGCCAGCGGCATCGACCGGTTCGACGAACTGCTCGCCCGCGCAGCAGCCGAAATACCAGGGCATCAGCCGGTCGACATCGAGGATGTCGGGGCGCTGGCGGCCTTTCTGGTCAGTGACGCGGCGAAGCGGATCACCGGCACGATCATCCCCGTCGATAGCGGCCAGCATCTACGCGCATGA
- the gltS gene encoding sodium/glutamate symporter — protein sequence MMLYIDALTTSTIAILLLFAGKALVSRFDLFKRYSIPEPVIGGIVCAAVVSGIYLLHGSKIEFDIGIRDTLLLYFFAAIGLNSDVRTIRSGGWALIILTALASLFILLQNLLAMTIASAFGLDPRAGLMVGSISLTGGIGTTLAWAPHFVETLGIANAAEIGTAGNMFGLIAACLIGGPVAGYLIRARNIPVSGASMLEIGTLHEPQRTLLDYYGALLALFWLNVTLLLGQSLTLAIKSSGLNLPDFVGCLLAGIILRGVTPHLTTRKRRLWDWPRMQRGVALISEISLGIFITMALMSLQLWALDGMVAFLAVALCLQITMAIAFMIFILFPCLGRDYEAAVMSAGFGGIGLGSTATAIANMSAVTRQYGAAPKAFIVVPLVCGFFIDLANAILVGIMI from the coding sequence ATGATGCTGTACATTGATGCCCTGACCACCTCGACCATTGCGATCCTTTTGCTATTCGCGGGAAAGGCCCTCGTCAGCCGTTTCGATCTTTTCAAGCGCTACAGCATTCCCGAACCGGTCATAGGGGGAATAGTCTGCGCTGCTGTGGTCAGCGGCATTTATCTTCTGCACGGCAGCAAGATAGAGTTTGACATCGGTATCCGCGACACCTTGCTGCTCTATTTCTTCGCAGCCATCGGGCTCAATTCCGACGTCCGGACGATCCGAAGCGGCGGATGGGCGCTCATAATCCTCACCGCGCTCGCAAGTCTCTTCATTTTGCTGCAGAATTTGCTTGCCATGACGATCGCCAGCGCGTTCGGTCTGGATCCGCGCGCCGGACTGATGGTCGGGTCGATTTCGTTGACCGGCGGGATCGGCACTACGCTGGCTTGGGCACCGCATTTCGTGGAAACGCTGGGGATCGCCAACGCCGCGGAAATCGGAACAGCGGGCAATATGTTCGGCCTGATAGCCGCCTGCCTGATCGGTGGCCCTGTAGCCGGCTATCTCATTCGCGCACGCAATATCCCAGTTTCAGGGGCCTCTATGCTCGAGATCGGTACGCTGCACGAGCCGCAGCGGACGCTCCTCGACTATTATGGTGCCCTCCTCGCGCTCTTCTGGCTCAATGTCACGCTCCTGCTTGGTCAATCCTTGACTTTGGCAATCAAGAGCAGTGGCCTCAATCTTCCTGATTTTGTCGGCTGCCTCCTGGCGGGCATTATCCTTCGCGGCGTCACCCCTCATCTAACCACGCGAAAACGCAGGTTATGGGATTGGCCACGCATGCAACGCGGCGTCGCGTTGATCTCTGAGATCAGCCTGGGCATCTTCATCACCATGGCATTGATGAGCCTGCAGCTATGGGCTCTCGATGGCATGGTCGCATTTCTCGCCGTTGCCCTGTGCTTGCAGATAACAATGGCCATCGCTTTCATGATCTTCATTCTCTTCCCCTGCCTTGGGCGCGACTATGAAGCAGCCGTCATGAGCGCAGGGTTCGGGGGAATAGGGCTTGGATCGACCGCGACAGCGATTGCGAATATGAGCGCCGTCACACGGCAATATGGTGCGGCACCCAAGGCTTTTATCGTCGTGCCCCTGGTCTGCGGCTTCTTCATCGATCTCGCCAATGCCATCCTGGTGGGCATCATGATCTAA
- a CDS encoding acetate/propionate family kinase, with amino-acid sequence MKAVVSLNSGSSSIKFSLFVLEGDGALQLSAGGKIEKIGIAPTMIVRSVEGGVLLERDWQDGAALTHADLLAHLFAWAADHPLKGREIIAIGHRVVHGGTEFAAPRLIDAALLDKLEALCPLAPLHQPHNLAAIRAIAALRPNLPQVACFDTAFHHDKPEIASRFAIPRALHDQGIRRYGFHGLSYEYIARRLAQIDPVLAGARVIAAHLGNGASLCAMQAGKSIDTTMGFTALDGLMMGTRCGSIDPGVVLHLQTQLGMSPAEIEDLFYKKSGLLGVSGISSDMRTLAASKAPEATEAIDLFAWRVAREIAALAASLGGIDGLIFTAGIGENDADIRSNICRRLAWLGVQIDELANAGNGPRISMPDSPVAVLVIPTDEERMIAHHSLNVIGTGV; translated from the coding sequence ATGAAGGCAGTCGTCAGCCTCAATTCGGGATCGTCGAGTATAAAATTCTCGCTGTTCGTGCTCGAAGGCGATGGTGCGCTGCAGCTATCCGCCGGCGGCAAGATCGAGAAGATCGGCATCGCTCCGACAATGATTGTGCGTTCCGTCGAAGGCGGCGTGCTGCTCGAACGCGACTGGCAGGATGGCGCAGCGCTCACCCATGCGGACCTGCTCGCTCATTTGTTCGCCTGGGCGGCCGATCATCCGCTGAAAGGGCGCGAGATCATCGCGATCGGTCACCGGGTGGTGCATGGCGGAACCGAATTCGCGGCTCCGCGCCTGATCGATGCGGCGCTGCTCGACAAGCTGGAGGCGTTGTGCCCGCTGGCCCCGCTCCACCAACCCCACAACCTCGCGGCCATCCGCGCAATTGCAGCACTACGGCCCAACCTGCCGCAGGTGGCCTGCTTCGACACCGCTTTCCATCATGACAAGCCGGAGATCGCTTCGCGCTTCGCGATCCCCCGTGCGCTGCATGACCAGGGCATCCGCCGCTACGGGTTCCATGGCCTGTCCTACGAATATATCGCCCGGCGCCTCGCGCAAATCGATCCCGTGCTGGCCGGGGCCCGGGTGATCGCCGCGCATCTGGGCAATGGCGCGAGCCTATGCGCGATGCAGGCCGGCAAGAGCATCGACACCACCATGGGCTTCACTGCGCTCGACGGCCTGATGATGGGTACGCGCTGCGGCAGCATCGATCCAGGTGTCGTCCTCCACCTCCAGACCCAGCTTGGCATGAGCCCGGCTGAGATCGAGGATCTATTCTACAAGAAATCCGGGCTGCTCGGTGTCTCGGGTATTTCCAGCGATATGCGCACGCTCGCGGCCAGCAAGGCGCCTGAAGCGACCGAAGCGATCGACTTGTTCGCCTGGCGTGTCGCCCGCGAAATCGCTGCCCTCGCCGCCTCGCTCGGCGGGATCGACGGTCTCATCTTTACGGCCGGGATCGGCGAGAATGACGCCGATATCCGCAGCAATATCTGCCGCCGGCTCGCATGGCTCGGCGTGCAGATCGATGAATTGGCAAATGCGGGCAATGGCCCCCGGATCAGCATGCCAGACAGTCCGGTCGCCGTGCTGGTCATTCCAACCGATGAGGAACGTATGATCGCTCACCATAGCCTCAATGTCATCGGCACCGGCGTATGA
- a CDS encoding MlaD family protein, producing MERHANYALVGIISIILLIAGLVFVVWLGGTRFGQENDEYRVIFRGPVRGLSVGGEVQFNGIKMGQIQRITLDENDPNRVLTDIEITHKTPVRIDSVASTETQGISGVSVVQISAGTPSKELLRRANRGRRPVISSKPNALSSLLQGGGQMVESATSALQRVNKALSDQNIQNLGATLRDIRLTTGAIADNRAMFANAASALGKLDRAAEDIQHAAASVRDIADTDGRKAFADISDTAAELKLAIGEARGALANVNKQSATIGATTLPAINASMSSLRETADSLDGLIRQIRQNPRQALGKDSGLELELPE from the coding sequence ATGGAACGCCATGCCAATTATGCCCTCGTCGGGATCATCTCGATCATTCTCCTGATCGCCGGACTCGTATTCGTGGTGTGGCTTGGCGGCACGCGGTTCGGGCAGGAAAATGATGAGTATCGCGTTATTTTCCGCGGGCCCGTACGCGGGCTCAGTGTCGGCGGCGAAGTCCAGTTCAACGGCATCAAGATGGGCCAGATCCAGCGGATCACACTCGACGAGAACGACCCCAACCGGGTCCTGACTGATATAGAGATCACGCACAAGACACCGGTGCGGATCGATTCGGTCGCCTCGACCGAAACGCAGGGCATATCGGGTGTGAGCGTCGTGCAGATCAGCGCCGGGACACCGAGCAAGGAACTGCTTCGGAGGGCCAATCGGGGCAGGCGTCCAGTCATTTCCAGCAAACCCAATGCCCTGTCATCGCTCCTTCAAGGCGGCGGCCAGATGGTGGAGAGCGCGACATCGGCGCTGCAACGGGTCAACAAGGCTTTGTCGGATCAGAACATCCAGAATCTCGGCGCCACTCTTCGCGATATCCGGCTGACCACCGGGGCGATCGCCGACAACCGGGCGATGTTCGCCAATGCGGCGTCCGCGCTCGGTAAGCTGGATCGGGCAGCCGAGGATATCCAGCATGCGGCCGCCTCGGTGCGTGACATCGCCGACACCGATGGCCGCAAGGCCTTTGCCGACATCTCGGACACGGCGGCCGAACTCAAACTCGCTATCGGCGAGGCGCGCGGCGCTTTGGCCAACGTCAACAAGCAAAGCGCGACGATCGGCGCGACAACATTGCCGGCAATCAACGCCAGTATGAGCAGCCTGCGTGAAACTGCCGATTCACTCGACGGGCTGATCCGCCAGATCCGTCAGAATCCCCGGCAGGCCTTGGGTAAAGACAGCGGTCTGGAACTGGAGCTCCCCGAATGA
- a CDS encoding ABC transporter ATP-binding protein, translated as MSRPGTEPETPPIRVTGLHTAFGDKVIHEGLHLEVRPGEILGVVGGSGSGKSVLLNSILGLRQPDGGSVELFGRDIGEPSALSEAERRIGVMFQQGALFSFLTVQENVEAPFLEHSRLPPQLIGDLARLKIKLAGLPDNAGALRPSELSGGMRKRAGVARAIALDPDILFLDEPTAGLDPIGASEFDDLIRSLRDALGLTVFMITHDLDTLYAICDRVAVIADRKVVAVAPVAELEKSDHPWIKSYFLGPRGRAAAGAKDR; from the coding sequence GTGAGCCGCCCGGGCACCGAACCGGAGACGCCGCCGATCCGCGTGACGGGGCTCCACACTGCCTTTGGAGATAAGGTCATCCACGAAGGTCTGCACCTTGAGGTCCGACCTGGCGAGATTCTGGGTGTCGTGGGCGGTTCAGGCTCAGGAAAATCTGTTCTGCTCAACTCGATTCTCGGCCTTAGGCAACCCGATGGCGGCTCGGTCGAGCTCTTCGGCCGCGACATCGGCGAGCCATCCGCGCTTTCCGAGGCGGAACGGCGCATCGGCGTAATGTTCCAGCAGGGTGCGCTTTTCTCGTTCCTGACCGTCCAGGAAAATGTCGAAGCGCCGTTCCTGGAGCATAGCAGGCTGCCCCCGCAACTTATCGGGGACCTTGCCAGGCTCAAGATCAAGCTCGCCGGTCTGCCCGACAATGCCGGTGCGCTGCGCCCATCGGAATTGTCGGGCGGCATGCGCAAGCGCGCTGGCGTAGCCCGCGCGATCGCGCTCGATCCAGACATCCTGTTTCTCGACGAACCCACAGCTGGCCTAGACCCGATCGGCGCCAGCGAGTTCGACGATCTCATCCGCAGCTTGCGCGATGCGCTCGGCCTTACCGTGTTCATGATCACCCATGATCTCGACACGCTTTACGCCATCTGTGACCGAGTCGCTGTAATTGCCGACCGCAAGGTCGTCGCCGTGGCCCCGGTCGCCGAACTCGAAAAGTCGGACCACCCCTGGATCAAAAGCTATTTCCTGGGGCCGCGCGGACGCGCCGCCGCCGGGGCGAAGGACCGCTGA
- a CDS encoding MlaE family ABC transporter permease yields MSAGSMTLAQYSLEDPEDGVALHLQGDWTALALGDASRRLDVDLDGRKARTVDITALGRLDTAGALVLLRAMEENATVAGGEREDFAQLTTLVRPALEQPSPEKVRRTGLPAFFHRFGRQIVGIARDGYEMLVFTGEMMTALGRSLIHPSRLRVTPLVATMQEAGINSLPIVFMMTFFIGAVIALVGTNLLTTLGVGVFTVQLVGVAILREFGVVIAAILLAGRSASSFAAQIGSMRMNQETDAMQVMGVDRFDALVVPRILAALLMIPLMTFAADIGGIIGGLLVSWVTMDIHPIFFVQRMLDTVSITHFWIGMSKAPFLALVIAAAGCRHGLMVGGDVQSLGRQVTSAVVQSVFLVIMFDAIFAVIFMALDL; encoded by the coding sequence ATGAGCGCCGGATCCATGACCTTGGCACAATATAGCCTTGAGGACCCCGAGGATGGGGTTGCGCTACATCTCCAGGGCGACTGGACCGCATTAGCCCTGGGTGATGCGTCGCGCCGCCTCGATGTGGATCTCGACGGGCGCAAGGCCAGGACGGTGGATATCACGGCGCTTGGCCGCCTCGACACGGCCGGGGCCCTGGTTCTGCTGCGGGCCATGGAAGAGAACGCGACTGTCGCCGGCGGTGAGCGCGAGGACTTCGCGCAATTGACGACGCTGGTACGGCCCGCACTCGAGCAACCATCACCCGAAAAGGTGCGCCGCACCGGTCTGCCGGCCTTCTTCCACCGGTTCGGGCGGCAAATCGTCGGGATTGCGCGCGATGGCTACGAAATGCTCGTGTTCACCGGCGAAATGATGACAGCGCTCGGGCGCAGCCTCATCCACCCGTCGCGCCTGCGCGTGACGCCGCTGGTCGCGACGATGCAGGAGGCCGGGATCAACTCGCTTCCCATCGTCTTCATGATGACCTTCTTCATCGGCGCCGTAATTGCCCTGGTCGGCACCAATCTTCTGACGACGCTCGGAGTCGGGGTCTTCACCGTGCAACTGGTCGGTGTGGCGATCCTTCGCGAATTCGGTGTGGTCATCGCCGCCATCCTGCTTGCCGGTCGATCCGCCTCGTCGTTCGCCGCCCAGATCGGCTCGATGCGGATGAACCAGGAAACCGATGCGATGCAGGTCATGGGGGTCGACCGGTTCGACGCGCTGGTCGTGCCCCGCATTCTCGCCGCCTTGCTGATGATACCGCTGATGACTTTTGCCGCCGATATCGGCGGCATCATTGGTGGTCTGCTGGTCAGTTGGGTGACGATGGATATCCATCCGATCTTCTTCGTGCAGCGCATGCTCGATACGGTCAGCATTACCCACTTCTGGATCGGCATGAGCAAGGCCCCGTTCCTGGCGCTGGTGATCGCCGCCGCTGGTTGCCGACATGGCCTGATGGTCGGCGGCGACGTCCAGAGCCTTGGGCGGCAGGTCACGTCCGCCGTGGTGCAGTCGGTATTCCTCGTCATCATGTTCGATGCGATCTTCGCGGTGATTTTCATGGCGCTCGATCTGTGA
- a CDS encoding ABC-type transport auxiliary lipoprotein family protein has protein sequence MTLVKPYRYLLTVSALLLLGGCGGLLGSSGKRDTLFRFGIAEQNNATVAERPAAGRPLTLARIRFAPEIEGDRILTARGSSVLYVKDARWVAPAPDLFAQAMTRQFDQRASNIRMVSWRGGGAGAVALQLNLDRFEARYAPESDKQSPPTILISGDATLTALTDRQMKASHRFLEEEPARQNSKAEIAAAFDRATARFTAAVVDWTSQTLTD, from the coding sequence ATGACTCTCGTTAAGCCTTACAGATACCTTCTGACCGTTTCCGCGCTGCTCCTGCTTGGTGGCTGCGGCGGCCTTTTAGGGAGCAGCGGCAAGCGCGACACCTTGTTTCGCTTCGGGATTGCCGAACAAAATAACGCGACGGTCGCGGAACGCCCTGCCGCGGGCCGACCGCTCACCCTGGCCCGTATCCGCTTCGCGCCCGAGATCGAGGGCGACCGCATATTGACCGCCCGTGGCTCCAGCGTTTTGTACGTCAAAGACGCACGCTGGGTCGCACCGGCACCGGATTTGTTCGCCCAGGCCATGACCCGCCAGTTCGATCAGCGGGCTTCCAATATCCGGATGGTATCCTGGCGGGGCGGGGGCGCCGGAGCGGTCGCGCTCCAACTGAACCTCGACCGCTTCGAGGCCCGTTATGCGCCCGAAAGCGACAAGCAAAGTCCACCGACGATCCTCATATCGGGCGATGCCACCCTCACCGCGCTAACCGATCGGCAGATGAAGGCTTCTCACCGCTTCCTTGAAGAAGAACCCGCCCGCCAAAACAGCAAGGCCGAAATCGCGGCGGCATTCGATCGTGCGACAGCGCGCTTCACGGCCGCCGTGGTCGACTGGACGAGCCAGACGCTAACAGACTAG
- a CDS encoding phospholipase A — translation MMGRSLPWLLAGAATALAPAAHATSPVEILIGDAGQRDADGAVLVEVRFLNGGTEPQTVPLPDRIEAQLTANGARRTLWLERTADMPADLIVPPDGFRRARYRLPDADELPLDGAVFSIPAWSAQQTAIALRPAPMTQSAQAELAPAQAAARAASEPAAPPSDRSAGNPFLANLSAYEPIYAVYGPGTNSEARIQISFKYQLFGTRRAEGLPRSWRDGLHFAFSQRMFWDLGGDSSPFRNIDYQPELFYLTPSATLSSGVSLSAQGGIRHESNGRDGTASRSINSVYIAPMAAIPLGGGYRFSVAPRLSLFVGDKSDNPDIRRYRGNTALFMEVGEDKGLRLSTSTRFNFGSGKGAFSADISYPLPRLLGGGPDFYLFGQSFVGYGENLLDYDRRMTRFRIGVALVR, via the coding sequence ATGATGGGGCGCTCCCTCCCTTGGCTGCTGGCGGGCGCTGCCACCGCTCTGGCACCGGCTGCACATGCAACCTCTCCGGTGGAAATCCTGATCGGCGACGCGGGACAGCGAGATGCCGATGGGGCAGTGCTGGTCGAAGTGCGCTTTCTCAATGGAGGAACCGAACCGCAGACGGTCCCCCTGCCCGACCGGATCGAAGCGCAGCTTACAGCCAACGGCGCACGCCGTACCCTCTGGCTGGAGCGGACGGCGGACATGCCGGCCGATCTGATTGTCCCGCCCGATGGTTTCAGGCGCGCCCGCTATCGCCTGCCGGATGCGGACGAACTTCCGCTGGATGGCGCGGTCTTTTCCATACCGGCCTGGAGCGCGCAGCAGACCGCCATCGCCTTGCGGCCCGCGCCGATGACGCAATCGGCGCAGGCCGAACTCGCCCCCGCGCAGGCTGCAGCCCGCGCAGCATCCGAGCCGGCGGCGCCCCCATCGGACCGATCGGCGGGCAATCCTTTTCTCGCCAACCTTTCCGCCTATGAGCCGATCTATGCCGTCTATGGCCCCGGCACGAACAGCGAGGCGCGGATCCAGATCAGCTTCAAATATCAATTGTTCGGCACAAGGCGCGCCGAGGGCCTACCGCGTTCCTGGCGTGATGGTCTCCATTTCGCCTTCTCGCAGCGCATGTTCTGGGACCTGGGCGGCGACTCCTCCCCGTTTCGGAATATCGATTATCAGCCCGAGCTGTTCTACCTGACACCGTCGGCGACGCTGTCGAGCGGCGTTTCGCTCAGCGCGCAGGGCGGCATCCGCCACGAATCCAACGGCCGCGACGGGACAGCCTCACGCAGCATCAATAGTGTCTATATCGCGCCGATGGCGGCGATCCCACTGGGGGGCGGCTATCGTTTCTCGGTCGCGCCTCGCCTGTCGCTGTTTGTCGGCGACAAGTCCGACAATCCCGATATCCGCCGGTATCGCGGCAATACCGCTCTGTTTATGGAGGTCGGGGAGGATAAAGGATTGCGCCTCTCCACCTCCACCCGGTTTAATTTCGGCAGCGGCAAGGGTGCCTTCAGCGCCGATATCTCCTATCCCCTCCCCCGCCTGCTGGGTGGCGGACCAGACTTCTATCTCTTCGGCCAGAGCTTTGTCGGTTATGGCGAAAATCTGCTCGACTATGATCGGCGGATGACCCGCTTCCGGATCGGCGTGGCGCTCGTGCGATGA